In one Mycobacteroides chelonae genomic region, the following are encoded:
- a CDS encoding cupin domain-containing protein, translated as MVPKVLLVAMGAAVMLVPVACAGRSPQNVGENPVVREVFDRPTNVPGKSLISVTVSYPPGTKSMAHRHAKSAFIMAYVILGAIRSQVEGQPSRVYHAGETWYEDPGAHHTIGENASATEPAELLAVFLVDTGDGPLTTDDATTQ; from the coding sequence ATGGTTCCGAAAGTTCTGCTTGTCGCCATGGGCGCCGCCGTGATGCTGGTGCCCGTGGCCTGCGCCGGACGTTCGCCGCAAAATGTGGGCGAAAACCCGGTAGTCCGAGAAGTATTCGATCGGCCGACCAATGTGCCTGGAAAGTCCTTGATATCAGTGACCGTGAGTTATCCGCCGGGCACAAAAAGTATGGCTCACCGTCATGCGAAGTCAGCATTCATCATGGCGTACGTGATCTTAGGTGCGATTCGCAGCCAAGTCGAGGGCCAGCCATCACGGGTGTATCACGCCGGCGAAACCTGGTACGAAGACCCCGGCGCGCACCACACGATCGGCGAAAATGCCAGCGCCACAGAGCCAGCCGAGTTACTCGCAGTCTTCCTGGTCGATACCGGAGATGGACCGTTGACTACCGATGACGCGACCACGCAGTAG